A region of Aquarana catesbeiana isolate 2022-GZ linkage group LG08, ASM4218655v1, whole genome shotgun sequence DNA encodes the following proteins:
- the LOC141104818 gene encoding uncharacterized protein, with protein sequence MTTPLKMEMGQNHVTKRILNLTLEIINLLTGEDYNVVRKISGEPLTPSSRLHRTSPITVPPPHCLTAEVTSAKKIQEVTKKMMELLTGEVPVRCQDVTVYFSMEEWEYLEGHKDLYKDVMMENQQLLNYVNMKKNHLLNGILILTLEIICLLTGEDCTVVMKSSIENIIKRRSRCLSIRQRERQDPIPMHSPPLLALQENNEKKILEVTKKMMELLTGEVPIRCQDVTVYFSMEEWEYLEGHKDLYKDIMMENQSPLTSMADDHNVRNTSEESSDKSHSRTLRSHSRNTLIDPSIPEESSSGQEGDHTEETSLSCSVCGKLFTKKRSLLRHEKYHTADADRPYSCSECGKCFTQKSFLLKHWKLHTGERPYSCSECGKSFTVKSILLKHQRTHMGNGPYSCSECGKGFTEKCILLIHQRSHTGECPYSCSECSKCFSAKKYLIAHQRCHTGEIPYSCSQCGKGFTEKKSLIRHQKLHTGERPYLCSECGKGFITKEKLLVHQRDHTGERPYSCSECGKCFKWKYSFDEHQKIHIGDRPYSCSECGKSFIQKGNLDEHQRIHTGERPYSCSECGKSFTHKRYLVYHQRIHTR encoded by the exons ATGACCACACCACTGAAGATGGAGATGGGCCAAAATCATGTGACTAAAAGGATTttgaacctcaccctggagataatcaacctgctgaccggagag GATTATAACGTAGTGAGAAAAATATCTGGTGAACCATTAACACCCAGCAGTCGTCTTCAcaggacatcacccatcacagtgcctccacctcactgcctgacagcagaggtaaccagtgccaagaagattcaagaagtcaccaagaagatgatggagctgctgacaggagag gttcctgtaaggtgtcaggatgtcactgtctatttctccatggaggagtgggagtatttagaaggacacaaggatctctacaaggacgtcatgatggagaatcaacaGCTTCTCAATtatgtaaatatgaaaaaaaatcatCTCCTTAATGGGATATTAATACTCACACTGGAGATCATCTGTctactgactggagag GACTGTACTGTAGTTATGAAGTCATCTATTGAGAATATTATAAAAAGGAGAAGTCGCTGCTTGTCCATAAGACAAAGAGAAAGACAAGACCCCATCCCCATGCATTCACCACCCCTCCTAGCCCTACAGGAAAATAATgagaagaagattctagaagtcaccaagaagatgatggagctgctgacaggagag gttcctataaggtgtcaggatgtcactgtctatttctccatggaggagtgggagtatttagaaggacacaaggatctctacaaggacatcatgatggagaatcagtcACCCCTCACATCaatgg cagatgaccataatgtgcggaatacgtctgaggaatcttctgataaatcacattccaggactctaagatctcacagtagaaatactttaatagatccgtctattcccgaggaatcttcttcagggcaggaaggagatcacacagaagagacttcattgtcatgttcagtgtgCGGGAAACTTTTCACAAAAAAGAGATCACTTCTTAGACACGAGAAATATCACACTGCTGATGCTGatcgtccctattcatgttcagagtgcgggaaatgttttactcagAAAAGTTTTCTCCTTAAGCACTGGAAgcttcacacaggtgagcgtccctattcctgttcagagtgcgggaaaagtttcactgTGAAAAGTATTCTTCTTAAGCACCAGAGAACTCACATGGGTAATGGTCCCtattcctgttcagagtgtgggaaaggtttcaCTGAGAAATGTATTCTTCTTATACACcaaagaagtcacacaggtgaatgtccttattcatgttcagagtgcagcAAATGTTTCTCCGCCAAAAAATATCTTATTGCACACCAGAGATGTCACACGGGTGAGATTCCCTATTCATGTTCacagtgcgggaaaggtttcactgaGAAAAAAAGTCTGATTAGACACCAAAAGCTTCACACGGGGGAGCGCCCCTATttatgctcagagtgcgggaaaggtttcattaCGAAAGAAAAACTTCTTgtacaccagagagatcacacggGAGAGCGTCCTTATTCCTGttcggagtgtgggaaatgtttcaagtGGAAATATTCATTCGACGAACACCAGAAGATTCACATAGGTGatcgtccctattcatgttcagagtgtgggaaatctttcattcAGAAAGGAAACCTTGatgaacaccagagaattcacacgggtgagcgtccttattcatgttcagagtgcgggaaatcttttactcATAAACGATACCTTGTgtatcaccagagaattcacacgagaTAA